A single region of the Candidatus Sungiibacteriota bacterium genome encodes:
- a CDS encoding AAA family ATPase has translation MAGKKGYAYYRSLEEDPSLHERHREVIRVVNLLLNGLRAVIVGRELERVATSVVVGLFSVSDSKPAMTHVKLRQEGDELVKETVFSEGIVVSGNILLTGPPGGGKTYLAETLASLSGLSLAFVQMTPDLTPQDLIVTDVLEGDKVFTYYGPVFRHILLADEINRATPKTQSALIQRMSSGAVTFNKDGKNITKVLPTPCFTIASRNPIEQEGTYPLPEAQLDRFLYHVYFSLPSRQTLEDVARFVPGQRDMALQPVTEEDDILKSRDFIAREIEVPEKMIKYMARLIEATYSPLDHGLFPELKEKLAGEPLLSLPPNSRAILHLRNSSQTLACIAGERVVGPYNIKKRFYEAVNHRFVINPRVRGLLMEYGGPERFLRILIKGDPDKRQHGLLDVIPIEE, from the coding sequence ATGGCAGGAAAGAAGGGGTATGCCTATTATCGTAGTCTTGAAGAGGATCCCTCTTTGCACGAAAGGCATCGGGAAGTCATCAGGGTGGTTAATCTGTTATTAAACGGCTTGAGGGCGGTGATTGTAGGAAGGGAACTAGAGCGTGTTGCCACTTCTGTGGTGGTTGGTCTTTTTTCAGTCAGCGACTCCAAACCGGCGATGACTCACGTTAAACTTCGGCAGGAAGGGGATGAGCTTGTAAAAGAAACAGTTTTCTCCGAAGGTATCGTAGTTTCCGGAAATATCCTTTTGACTGGTCCTCCGGGTGGCGGTAAAACTTATCTGGCAGAGACTCTGGCTTCGTTAAGCGGTCTCTCCCTTGCTTTTGTGCAGATGACACCAGACCTTACGCCGCAGGACCTTATTGTTACTGATGTGCTGGAGGGAGATAAGGTATTCACGTACTATGGCCCTGTTTTCAGACACATACTTCTGGCTGATGAAATTAACCGCGCTACCCCCAAAACCCAGTCGGCTTTAATTCAGCGTATGTCAAGCGGCGCAGTAACTTTCAACAAGGATGGTAAAAATATTACCAAAGTACTTCCTACACCCTGTTTTACCATAGCTAGCCGGAACCCCATTGAACAGGAAGGGACCTATCCTTTGCCCGAAGCACAGCTTGATCGATTTCTTTATCACGTTTACTTTTCTCTTCCTTCGCGTCAAACCCTGGAGGATGTTGCCCGCTTTGTTCCGGGACAGCGCGATATGGCCCTGCAGCCAGTGACAGAGGAGGACGACATTTTAAAATCCAGAGATTTTATTGCGCGAGAAATAGAAGTTCCGGAGAAAATGATAAAGTATATGGCGCGGCTTATAGAAGCAACCTACAGTCCGTTGGATCATGGACTTTTTCCGGAGTTAAAGGAGAAGTTGGCCGGAGAGCCGTTGCTGTCACTTCCCCCGAACTCCAGAGCCATTTTGCATCTTCGCAACTCTTCGCAGACCCTGGCTTGTATTGCCGGAGAACGCGTGGTCGGGCCGTATAACATCAAGAAGCGTTTTTACGAAGCCGTAAACCATCGTTTTGTAATTAACCCCCGGGTGCGGGGACTGCTCATGGAGTATGGCGGGCCAGAGCGCTTTTTAAGGATTTTGATAAAAGGTGATCCGGATAAGCGCCAGCACGGTCTTTTGGATGTTATACCCATTGAGGAGTAA
- a CDS encoding DUF58 domain-containing protein produces MNGFCREMFLRSLQEFELSEPAFRVWTLTFGEHRSKQIGEGIEFKEYRPYEPGHDVRAIDIAATLRTGKTLMRINLTEEKVRYVIVFDDSPSLNYYGMREAALLALGCYALSAVKERDPLRLAVVNGDKQKIFSEPLYTAEEVIPFLLRLWDEPGRISGQATSLTRFSGEVMRLPQLVNTRVLFVSDFLFSDAGVKFTRRGEAHLEGYGALKQFTASVISSGESTDLAFLGVAPCWKEFLDLRGFVPFTDSEDQSRGLVRFTRKNTKKFTDRGRKLEELWKRTALALNIPMVWIHAGGPDVILNELARLYTP; encoded by the coding sequence ATGAACGGTTTTTGCCGTGAGATGTTTTTGCGCTCACTGCAGGAATTTGAGTTAAGCGAACCAGCCTTTCGCGTCTGGACCCTTACTTTTGGTGAACACCGCAGCAAGCAAATTGGAGAAGGAATAGAATTTAAAGAGTACCGACCCTACGAGCCCGGACACGATGTACGCGCAATTGATATTGCAGCCACCTTAAGAACCGGTAAGACTCTGATGCGGATTAATTTAACCGAAGAAAAAGTTCGTTATGTTATAGTTTTTGATGATTCTCCGTCTCTTAATTATTATGGAATGCGCGAGGCGGCTCTGCTGGCTCTTGGATGCTATGCCCTCTCGGCCGTAAAAGAACGTGATCCGTTGCGCTTGGCCGTGGTAAACGGCGATAAACAAAAAATTTTTTCCGAGCCGCTTTACACCGCAGAAGAAGTAATACCTTTTCTTTTACGCCTCTGGGATGAACCCGGCAGAATTTCAGGACAAGCAACTTCCCTGACAAGATTTTCCGGGGAAGTCATGCGTCTGCCGCAGCTTGTCAACACCCGCGTTTTATTTGTTTCAGATTTTCTTTTCTCCGACGCCGGAGTCAAGTTTACGCGCAGGGGCGAGGCGCACCTTGAGGGCTATGGAGCGTTAAAACAGTTTACGGCCAGTGTTATTTCTTCGGGTGAGTCAACCGATCTTGCGTTTCTTGGAGTTGCCCCCTGTTGGAAAGAGTTTTTGGACCTGCGCGGGTTTGTGCCATTTACAGATTCGGAGGACCAAAGCAGGGGTCTGGTGCGGTTTACCAGAAAAAATACTAAGAAGTTTACGGATCGCGGCCGGAAGTTGGAAGAGCTCTGGAAAAGGACCGCGCTTGCGCTTAACATACCCATGGTCTGGATTCACGCCGGTGGTCCAGATGTGATTTTAAACGAACTGGCAAGACTATATACACCATAA